A genomic region of Thunnus albacares chromosome 4, fThuAlb1.1, whole genome shotgun sequence contains the following coding sequences:
- the unm_sa1614 gene encoding arf-GAP with SH3 domain, ANK repeat and PH domain-containing protein 2: MPECVSVSEFVQEVQEDWSSPTTSSFTSKMISCRNTVYLLEEVLDSDRLVLQKMKKAAKAKYTSGQDHVSHLEQYIQSMEKLSVNCHSNGEAEVGSAFCRLADFSKELLSPMKNLLKSMLHNINFFLDSLVKGDLREVKGDLKKPFDRAWRDYESRFKQVEKEKRELARQYGMVRSEVSGGEIAEELEKERRSFQLSMCEYLIKVNEIKTKRGVDLLQNLIKHYHSHNNFLQECVSTTQRLKQYMEELNGVLTTVKQRQEEEKRQLVTLRDQLRPVVHTEQDSLPKQLYSMHQLLGDKQYGTERTGFLYKKSDGLRKMWQKRKCSVHNCYLTIAHATPNKPPTRLNLLTCQVKPSVEDKKCFDLISHNRTYHFLAEDEAECVAWISVLSNSKQEALSVALDGGRRSGGAGESSMEDLTRAITDDIRRMPGNNNCCDCGAPEPGWLSTNLGILTCIECSGIHREMGVHVSRIQSLSLDSLGTSDLLLARNVGNSGFNEILEANLLSPSLKPSQHSHMAERKDFILSKYQDVHFVRRSHNSTVALQVGLQEATKSCDIYSLIQLYAQRMELSQPLHAHIQEKGETALHLAVLLADRTSLHILDFLAQNCSNVDAQTTAGNTALHYSCLHNKSDCVKLLLRARANTLIKNELGETALDVSRKLKHSHCEALLQQAQCNQFDHHVHVEYEWRLRHDDLYDSDDDFDDRNGPVKKERASSSSFTSSFSFSSRPFSFGQSTPSSITLPYPIIAGGAPVGAAGGLLSVGRRLAMAMELHSRPSGSAPSPPPPPPSSPAPPLPPRVKAPNVPPPPPPAGGDGLGEEEEEVGEVFFSFTGNRKLTPPPPIAVRHKRSCSESSKHDYGLPTSPRIYSGPESSFKKCVPSSPLSSLTERPDRGFRRADSDISSSHFLHPASRAPPTGSPTNHRSQSFENDLRGPAPQPLPRRSLPRGTSSRRAQALYDCQADHHDELSFSEGQMLVVLGQEDSDWWHGYIEDEPDQRGLFPSSFVQLLSD; this comes from the exons ATGCCGGAGTGCGTGTCGGTGTCAGAGTTCGTGCAGGAGGTTCAGGAGGACTGGAGCtcccccaccacctcctcctttACCTCCAAGATGATCAGCTGCAGGAACACCGTCTACCTGCTGGAGGAG gttcTGGACAGTGACCGCTTGGTGTtgcagaagatgaagaaagCTGCTAAAGCCAAATACACATCAGgacaag accaCGTGTCTCACCTGGAGCAGTATATTCAATCAATGGAGAAGCTGTCAGTCAACTGTCACTCAAATGGAGAGGCGGAGGTCGGCTCCGCCTTCTGTCGCCTTGCGGACTTTTCTAAAGAACTCCTCTCTCCTATGAAGAACCTG ttAAAGAGCATGCTCCACAACATCAACTTCTTCCTGGACTCTCTGGTGAAAGGGGACCTGAGGGAGGTGAAGGGG gATCTGAAGAAGCCTTTTGACAGAGCATGGAGAGACTATGAGAGCAGATT taaGCAagtggagaaggagaagagggagtTAGCTCGTCAGTACGGGATGGTGAGGAGCGAGGTGAGCGGAGGAGAGATCGCCGAAGAGCTCGAGAAGGAGAGACGCTCCTTTCAACTGAGCATGTGTGAG tatcTGATTAAGGTCAACGAGATAAAGACTAAGAGAGGAGTGGACCTTCTGCAGAATCTTATCAAGCATTACCACAGCCACAACAa tTTTCTGCAGGAGTGTGTTTCCACCACTCAGAGGTTGAAACAGTACATGGAGGAGCTGAATGGAGTCCTGACGACG GTGAAGCAGCgtcaggaggaagagaagagacagCTTGTGACACTCAGAGATCAGCTGAGGCCGGTCGTCCACACAGAGCAG gacTCTTTACCTAAGCAGTTGTACAGTATGCATCAGCTGCTGGGAGACAAACAGTACGGAACAGAGAGAACAGGATTCCTCTACAAGAAGAGTGACgg GTTGAGGAAAATGTGGCAGAAGAGGAAATGTTCAGTTCACAACTGTTACCTGACCATCGCACATGCTACT cctaaTAAACCTCCTACCAGACTCAACCTGCTCACCTGTCAGGTTAAACCCAGTGTGGAGGACAAGAAATGCTTCGACCTCATCTCTC ATAATCGGACCTATCACTTCCTGGCTGAGGATGAAGCCGAGTGTGTTGC ctggATCTCGGTGCTCAGTAACAGTAAGCAGGAGGCTCTGAGTGTGGCTCTGGACGGGGGGAGGAGAAGCGGaggagccggggagagcagcatGGAGGATCTGACCCGGGCCATCACGGATGACATCAGACGGATGCCAGGAAACAACAACTGCTGTGACTGTGGAGCTCCTG AACCTGGATGGCTCTCGACCAACCTGGGTATCCTGACGTGTATCGAGTGTTCAGGGATCCACAGGGAGATGGGGGTCCACGTCTCCAGGATCCAGTCTCTGAGTTTGGACAGTCTGGGGACCTCAGACCTGCTG ttGGCCAGGAATGTTGGTAACTCTGGTTTTAATGAAATACTGGAGGCAAACCTGCTGAGTCCATCACTGAAGCCGTCCCAACACAGCCACAT ggcaGAGCGTAAAGACTTCATCCTGTCCAAGTATCAAGATGTTCATTTTGTGAGGCGGAGCCACAACTCTACTGTGGCGCTACAAGTCGGCCTGCAGGAGGCGACCAAGAGCTGCGACATCTACAGTCTGATCCAGCTGTACGCCCAGAGGATGGAGCTGAGCCAGCCgctgcatgcacacatacag GAAAAAGGGGAAACTGCGCTCCATCTAGCCGTCCTATTGGCTGACAGGACATCGCTGCACATCCTGGACTTCTTGGCTCAGAACTG ctctAACGTGGATGCGCAGACAACAGCTGGCAACACAGCGCTGCACTACAGCTGTCTGCACAACAAGAGCGACTGTGTGAAACTGCTACTGAGAGCCAGAGCCAACACACTTATAA AGAACGAGTTAGGAGAGACAGCTCTGGACGTGAGCCGCAAGTTGAAGCACAGCCACTGTGAGGCGCTG ctgcagcaggcccAGTGCAACCAGTTTGACCATCACGTCCACGTGGAGTACGAGTGGAGGCTTCGTCATGACGATCTCTACGACAGTGACGATGACTTTGACGACAGG AATGGTCCAGTGAAGAAGGAGcgcgcctcctcctcctccttcacctcctccttctctttctcctcccgtCCCTTCAGCTTCGGTCAGTCCACCCCTTCCTCCATCACACTGCCCTACCCTATAATAGCAGGAGGGGCACCAGTAGGCGCAGCTGGAGGTCTGCTCAGCGTAGGGAGGAGGCTGGCCATGGCCATGGAGCTCCACAGCCGGCCGTCTGGCTCTGCCCCCagccctcctccacctcccccctcctcccccgcACCTCCGCTGCCCCCGAGGGTCAAAG CTCCCAATGTTCCTCCTCCGCCGCCTCCTGCTGGCGGGGATGGActtggagaggaagaggaggaagttgGGGAAgtcttcttctccttcacagGAAATAGAAAGTTGACCCCTCCCCCTCCCATCGCCGTCCGACACAAGAGAAGCTGCTCCGAATCCAGCAAACACG attacGGGTTGCCAACCAGTCCCAGGATCTACAGTGGTCCAGAGTCCTCCTTCAAGAAGTGTGT tccatcttctcctctcagctcgCTGACTGAACGACCAGACAGAG GTTTTCGGAGGGCGGACAGTGACATTAGTTCCTCCCACTTCCTGCACCCTGCCAGTAGAGCCCCGCCCACCGGGTCTCCCACCAATCACCGCTCTCAGAGCTTTGAGAATGATCTCAGAGGCCCCGCCCCCCAGCCGCTTCCTCGTAGGTCATTG CCTCGGGGCACGTCCAGTCGGAGGGCTCAGGCGCTGTATGACTGCCAGGCCGACCACCATGATGAGCTGAGCTTCTCTGAGGGACAGATGCTGGTGGTTCTGGGACAGGAGGACAGTGATTGGTGG catggTTACATAGAGGACGAACCGGACCAGAGAGGTTTGTTTCCGTCTTCCTTTGTGCAGCTGCTCTCAGACTGA